ATGTTGCTAATAACATGATCTCCTTTTTCAAAAATAATAATTTCTTTGGGCTTTTTTGCCTTGTTATATATTTCTAAGGCATTTTCACATGGAACAACTTCATCATGTTCCCCGTGAAACATTAAGATTTCTTTAAGATTGTAGAGACTG
This window of the Desulfobacterales bacterium genome carries:
- a CDS encoding prolyl oligopeptidase family serine peptidase, encoding SLYNLKEILMFHGEHDEVVPCENALEIYNKAKKPKEIIIFEKGDHVISNIEQQRRFIDETINWFKTFPLID